TTTGCCAGGTGGACCAGCAAAGCTTTGCCAATTCCTTTGCCGCGAAATTCGGGATACACAAAGAGGTCTTCCAGATACAATCCCGGCCGCCCCAGCCACGTCGAGTAGTTATAAAACCATAAAGCGAAGCCAACCGGCTTGCGCTCCCACTCAGCGATGACTACGTGGAACCTCGGAGTGCGGCCGAAGCCGTCGCGAAGGATATCCCGCCTGGTGGCCACGGCAGATTTTGGTGCACGCTCATATTCCGCCAGAGCGCGGATAAATTCCACAATCAAAGAGGCATCTTTGCGGGTAGCGGGACGAATCTTCAACACAGATGACGAGCGTTTTTTCATTTCCCCAAATTGCTTTATTTCATGAGCGGTAATCGTTTTTCAAGTTCATCGATTCTAGACTCATAACACTCTTGTGGCACGGTTGGGTCTTTGTAAAGCGTGCAGCGCTTGTCTCGGTCCGCCAGCCACTTTCGCTCCTCGGCTCGCAGGTCTTCCTTTTCGGCAGGTGATAATTTCTTGAGAAGCGATTGATAAACCCTGTTTAGTTCCACATCCAGTTTTGCCAGTGCGGGGTCGTAACATGTGGCCCGTTCGACTTCCTGTTGCGCTTTGTCGCAATCGTAGCTCGTTTTGTAGCGCGGGCTCTTCTGAATCGATACCGGAAGGAACTTCTTGCCGTTCCACTTATACTTAACCACCAGGGGCTTTTTCCGGCTGGTCCCGTCGTAAAAGGTTTCCACCAGCAATCCTTGCTGGACGCTCAATCTCAAGTTTCGGTTACCAAACAACGCATCATAGTTCTTTGGATCAATCTCAGCAATCTTTAGCTCAATCAGATGCCCCTTCGAGTTTCGCGAGAAGACTGAGTGGACATCAGGACCGGCAGTTCCGGTATTGCAAGTGCCGGCATCAACAACTGCTTCGTCCTCGCCATCTCCGGTAAAATCGTAGTAGATTACATTCTGAATATAGGCTCCCAGCGACTCGCAGCCGCTCGTCTTTACAATTTCTTTCCACAATTCATTTTCTGTGATTTTCCGCGGCTTCTTTGCCGCTGCGATGGATAGCTGTGCCAGGCACAACAAGGCAATGGTTAGTAGAACACGCATTTGTGTCACCCATTGTGTTAACACTTCAACCTGGTCAGGAAATAAGCTCCTGATACACTCGAGAAAACCAAGGTGAAGCGCGCCGTAGGTTTTATTATAGCGACACCTGATCTTTGATTCTGAACTGGAGACATCATGGCCCGCATCAGCTACGTCGAACCCGACCAGGCACCACCTGAAGTAAAAGAAATTTACGACACTGTTCTGAAAGGCAAGCCGGGTAGCATACAAAAAGCCCTGGCCCACCGCCCGGACATACTTAAGAACTTTCTCGCCTTCTATTCCAGCGTTGGCCGCCACATGGAGCGCCGGCTGTACGAGCTGGTCTACATCCGCGTTTCCATGATCAACCAGTGCCACTATTGACTGCAGCACCACCTCGCTTCGTCGAAGCGAGCCGGCCTTACACCCGACGATTGGAAAGCCCTCAAAAATCCAGCGCCGTCTTCTTTTACCGAAAAAGAAAAAGCCGCACTGGTCTTTGCCGAAAAACTTACGCGCACGCCGTACGATATCAATGACAGCGACATCGCCGTCCTCAAACCGAACTTCAACGATGGCGAGATTGTTGAACTCGATCTTCTGGTGGGCCTGGTGAATCTGACCAACCGCTTCACCGATCCGTTGGGAATGGATCTGGAATTTCCGGCAACTCCGATTGAGTAGCGAGCAGTCAGCATTCGGCATTCAGCTTAAAGCTGGGTTTTGGTAGAGGACCACGCCGGCCCGTTACTCAAACGGTAATATTTCCGGTGCGGGGTCAAGTAGGCTGGGGGCCCCCACCCTTGTACAGTAGGGGGTACAAGCCTTAAGCCCTTCGTAATCAGCTTCTTAGGGAAAACGTAAGTAGAGGTGGAAAGGGACTTCAGGCTTGTGTACTAGGGTTGGTAGTTACTTTTCTGTTAGCTTTGGCAACGTGGGCCTTGGCATTCGGAAGTCAGCACCCACGGCAAGCCGGGGGCAGGCTCAGCATTCAGCCCTCAGCTAAAGCCCGGTGGCGCTACGGATTTTCAAAGAGCATTACCAATCGCGGCTCCGCGGCTAAAAACAAAGGCCGCTGGGCCGGCTGTATCCCGCGCATTCTTGAATGCCGGATACACTTTCGATCCCCATTATGATCCACAAGGTTGGGGAATGGAAGGTTTTGATACCACTTTGGCACTAAAGATCTCCTGGATAGTCTAATCAATCTGGCTATAGCTTGTAGCGCCGCTTTGCTGCGCGCTGGCCTAGGGCAGCGCGGAAAGATTTTTATGGCAACCCAGGACTTACGTTCCATCGACTCCGCTCAGGACAGGCTCTGGGCTACCGAATGCCGCCCTTTCAGGGCTCGTGTGTCGTATTACCGCCGTTCTCGCAAGAGATAACATCCTTCGGCTTCGCTCAGGGCAGGCTACGGGCACGAACGTAAACACTAAGGGACACCAGGCGAAAACCTTACACCGGCAAGACACAGCCGGGGACGGCTGTGCCACACGAACGAGGAAGCCTCACAATGTCAAGCTTTTGGTGCCAGGATGGTGCCATCATATGGCGGTATCGTTATGGTATCAAGACGGTGCATTTCACGCGATCTGGGTCATCATAGTCTCAGGCAGCCGAGGAGGGTGCTTGAGGATGAAGATTACGGAGCTTTTCGGCGGCGGGCGCCGCTGCCAGCATGTGTTTCAGAACGGCGACCAGTGCAAGGCCACGCCGCAGAAGGACAAGGCTTATTGTTTTTTTCATGACCCGGAGCAGCAGCAGAAGCGCTCGGCCGCGCGGCGGCAGGGGGGAGCGGCGGGGCGGCGGGCGCGGGCGGAGATTGTGTTGCCGGCTGATGGGCCGGTGAAGCCCCTGAAGGAGGTGGCGCAGCTTGAAGAGCTGATGGAAGAGACCATCCACAAGGTGCAGCGGGGGGAGATTGATCCGTATGTGGCCACTACGATCTGCTATCTGGCCAACAGCCTGTATGTTTTCAAGCAGCGAAATGCGGCCCACGCCAGCAAGGCCAAGGAAGAGAAAGTCTTCCAAAGGCGGCCCGATGGCAGTATCATTTTCGGTCCCAAGCCAGAGTTCGAGGAAGACGCGTAAAGGTTAACCACAAAGGACACTAAGGTTAAACACGAAGGACTAAGGCAAACCGCGGATTTCGCTGATTTTCGCGGATCAGATTTTGCCGTACTAGACCTTACAGCTTCTTATCTACCAGACCTTACAAACTTTATCTGGCGGTTTCACCATGGGCTGATCCTTTTTACACGAGAACGCTTGCGAGAACTCCGGCATGTTGACTACCACGCCGTTGATGCGGTACTCGGGCGGCGAGTGCGGGTCGGTCAAAGCGTTCACCCGCAAATTCTCCGGACGCTCATTGGCACACGCCCACTGTGCGAAACCCACGAAGAAGCGCTGGTCAGGAGTGAGGTCTTCTACCGGCGCTAAGTCCTTGCCTTTGGTGGCGGCCTTCCAGGCGATGTAGCCCAAAATTTCCCCGCCTAGGTCGGCCACGTCTTCACCCAGCGTCAGCTTGCTGTTGATGTGGATATCATCAACCACCACGTATTGCGCATACTGGTCAGAGACGCACTTGGTGCGCTCGTCGAATTTCTGGCGATCATCTTTGCTCCACCAGTCTTTCAGGTTGCCCTTGGCGTCGAACTTGCTTCCTTCGTCGTCGAAGCCGTGGGTCAGCTCGTGGCCAATCGTTCCCCCGGTGTTTCCGTAATTGGGAGCGTCGTCAATTTTGGCGTCGTAGAGCGGAGGCTGCAGCACGCCCGCGGGGAAATTGATATCGTTCATTTGCGAGCTGTAGTAGGCGTTGACGGTGGGCGGGGTCATACCCCACTCGGTGCGGTCCACGGGCTGGCCGATCTTGTTGTAGTCGCGCCGGTTTTCGAAGGCCAGGGCGCGCTCGACGTCGCCGAGAAAATCATTGCGCGTGATCGCGACCGAGCTGTAGTCGCGCCACTTGTCGGGATATCCGACTTTGTTGCGGATGCTGTGCAGCTTGGCCAGGGCCTGCTGCTTGGTTTCGGCGCTCATCCAGTCGAGCGACTGGATGCGCTGCTCCATGGCGTCTTCGATGAGCTTCACCATATCCTGCGTGCTTTTCTTCAGCTCCGGTGAAAAAACCTGGGCGACATAGGCCTGGCCAAGGGCTTCGCCGAGATCGCGGTCGGTGAACTGCACGCAGCGCCGCCAGCGCGGCTGCAGCTCCTTCGCCCCGCGCAGATATTTGGAGTAGAACTCGAAGTTCTCTTGCACGAAGGCCGAGGGGAGATAAGGAGCGTATCCGTTGGCGAGATGGAAGCGCAGGTAGGTCTTCCAGTTCTCCAGGGGCTCGGCGGCGAGCCGGGCGTTGACCTCTTTGAAGAATGCCGGAGGCACGACGTTGATAATTTCAAACGCCGGCAGCTTCAACTCGCGGATGTAAGACTTCCAGTCGAAGTTGGGCGTGAGCTGCTCGAGATCGGCGAGCTTGATTTTGTTCTTCTGCTTATAAGGATCGCGGCGCTCAACCCGCGTCATGGAAGCGCGGGCGAGCGAAGTCTCGATCTGCATGACGGTTTGGGCGTTCTTGCCGGCCGCCTCGGGGCTATCGCCCAGCAGCTCGAAGATCTTCTGCACGTGTTGCAGGTAACGCTCGCGCGTCTCTTTCGACTTGGCGTCGTCTTTAATGTAATAGTCACGGTCGGGCAGGCCGAGTCCGCCCTGGTTGAGAGCGGCGATTTGCTGGTCGGAGTCGTCGGGGTCTTGGCGTGATCCACTGTTAAACAGAATGCCTCCGCCGAGGGTCATCTGCAGCTTTGCCACGAGCGGGGCCAGATCGTGCGCGGACTTTACCCGGGCAATGGCATCGAGGTCGGGCTGCAGCGGAGCCAGTCCGCGCTTCTCGACGGCGGCTTCATCCACGCAGGCGGCATAGAAATTGCCGATCTTCTGGTTAGCAGCACCGGCCGGCGCTTTGCCCGTCGTTGAACTCGATGACGCCTGCTCCAGAATACCGCGCAGAAAGTTCAGGTTGTCCTGATAGAGCTTGCCGTAAACGCTCCACGATACCTGGTCAGGCGGAATGGGATTATTCTTTTTCCACCCACCGCAGGAGTACTGATAAAAATCCACGCAAGGGTCGGCCGACTTGTCCATGGATTTAACATCCAGGCTGGGCGAGTAGGGCAACACCAGTTTTTGAGTGGAAGGCTTCTGCGCAACCGCGGAAGAGATCAACATCAATGTAAGAAGAGAGTAGAAACCAAACGCTTTCAGCATAGGACGGCCATTTTACGCCAAGCGCTCGCTTTTCGGCACGGCTGAGTAGCTCTTTAATATGTCACGAGATTGGGTAGCTTCTGGGATTGCACCACGATAAACTTGCCCGATACGTGATGTCTTCACAGATGAGGCACAAACTCATGCGTCCTGTTGTCCAACCCCGCGCTCTTTTATTGATTGTTCTGATGGCTGCTTGCAGTCTAGCGAAAAGTCAGGGTAGCCCCTCTGCGAAAGACAAAAAAGACAGCGACGCCTCTTACATGGTTCGTGCCAGATGGATGCGATTTGCGCCTGAGAACATGAAAAACACATGCATTGAAGTTTACAAAGACGGACGCTTTCATCTGGAGAGGATCAATGGCCCCGCCGGGAGCGGACGAAATGAGGTTTACGAAGGTACGTTGTCTGAACCACAAATGAACGAGCTGCGTTCCATTATTGGTGAGAAAAGTTTTGAAGACCTGCATTCCCTGCCCAATGCCTGGGCACTGAGGACCGGTGGGCAAAGTCTAGATGCTGAAGTTCAGCGTGAAGACCAGATTCAGCGGTTCGCACTGGTTGACGATGGCCAGCACTCATTGCCATCTGCGATCACGCCGTTTCTGAAATGGATCGGCGGACTGAAACCTGATAGCTCTTCGCGCATCAAAAATGCAAAACTGTCCCTTTGTGCTGTCGCTGACTCTTTGCGGTACTGACATTTCCGGTTCAGTAAGGAGACTAAGAGGGCTGCGGCAAAATGTGCGACGCTGGGCTAGACTCATTGCATGATGAAAGCTGTGGGAACAGAAAGTATTGCGCTGTCAGGCAGGCACATTCGTCTCGAACCGCTGGACCACCGCCACGTCGCGGGCTTAGCCTCGGCCTCGGCAGATGATCCCTCCCTCTACCAGTGGAGTCCCGTCCCGCAGGGCAAGGTCGAGGCTACCAGCTACATCAACACCGCCCTGGCCTGGCAGGACGCCGGCAGCGCGGTGCCGTTCGCGATTGTCCGCGCGGATGACGGGGTCGTTATCGGGTCTACACGCTTCTGGAACCTGGAGCGATGGTCATGGCCGCCGGGCCACCCGTCGCATGGCCGCAGCACGCCCGACGCCTGTGAGATCGGCTACACGTGGCTGACCCGCTCGGCAATCCGGAGTGCGGTCAACACCGAGGCCAAGCTGCTCATGCTGACCTATGCCTTTGAAACGTGGCAGGTGCTGCGTGTCTGCTTTCACACCGACGCGCGTAACCAGCGTTCCCGCGCTGCGCTGGAACGCATCGGCGGGAAGTTCGAAGGGATTCTCCGGGCCCATCGAATGGCTGCTGACTACATCGCTCGCGACTCGGTGCGTTATTCGATCGTGGCGGCGGAGTGGCCAGATGTGAAGCGACGGCTGAATCACCTCTTGGATCAAATCTGATCGAGATTTCGCCGCCGGGCAAATAGCCGCGATTCAAACTGAGATACTCGCAATAATGCAGCGCGGCTGCTCTAAGGTGCTAGAATAAGAGAGACCTTCCTATGCGTGGACTCTATGCATCCTGAGCTGGAAAGACTGAAGTCGCTGCAGGACGTTGATCGTGAGATCCAGCGCCTCAATGACGAAATAGCCACCCTGCCGCGCCGGGTGGCTGAAATTGAAACCAAGTTGGTCAGCGTCAAAGCCCAGATCGAGCAGGAAAAAAACAAAATCAAGCAGAACGATGCAGCCAAGCGCGGGTTCGAATCAGAAATCCAGTCGCTGCAGCAAAAAATCTCCAAGTATCGTGAGCAGTCGCTGGATGTAAAAACCAACGAGCAATATAAGGCGCTGCTGCACGAAGTCGAGTTTGCCGAGAAACAGATTCGTGACCATGAAGAAAAAATCCTGGTTGCGATGGTCGAGGCCGAATCTCACGATAAGAATCTCAAGTCGGCTGAAGCCGAGCTCAAGACCCAAAGCGCCCTCATTGAAAAAGAAAAAATAGAAGCCCGTGCCCGCACCGAACAGGACGAAAAGGCACTGGCGGAGTGGCAGACCAAACGGCAGGAGCTGCGGAGTGGGGTTACAGCGCAGGTGCTGGAGCACTACGACCGCATCTTGCCGGTACGCAAGACGGCCCTGGCAGAAGCAATAGGCCAGAAATGTTCGGGTTGCAATGTCATGCTGCGCCCGCAGAAATACGACGAAATCCGCAGCAACGCCCAAATCATCACTTGTGATTCGTGCAGCCGCTTCTTGTTCTACGATCCATCCCACGAACCTCCTCCTCCGCCGGTCAAGCCAGTTCGCAAGCGGAAGGCCAAGTCTGAACCGACAGACAAGCCAGGGGAAGAGGCCGCCATCGAAGCCGACCAGGCCCCTGCCAGTCCGTAACTGTTCGGCGGTTGCACGGGTGAAGGGAGTGCATATGTTCCGTTGTTTAAGTGTTATTTCTCTTGCCTGCCTGATACCTTTGAGCGCACTACCGCAACGCGGTGGCTCCAATTTTCCCAGCGCCCGTTCAAGCGTTTGTGAGCTACAAATCCACGTCGCTTATGAAGATGACCATCCTGCGGAAAGAATGCTGCAGGTAGACCTGCTCAACAACAACGGTGGGACCACAGGACAGACCT
Above is a window of Terriglobales bacterium DNA encoding:
- a CDS encoding C4-type zinc ribbon domain-containing protein encodes the protein MHPELERLKSLQDVDREIQRLNDEIATLPRRVAEIETKLVSVKAQIEQEKNKIKQNDAAKRGFESEIQSLQQKISKYREQSLDVKTNEQYKALLHEVEFAEKQIRDHEEKILVAMVEAESHDKNLKSAEAELKTQSALIEKEKIEARARTEQDEKALAEWQTKRQELRSGVTAQVLEHYDRILPVRKTALAEAIGQKCSGCNVMLRPQKYDEIRSNAQIITCDSCSRFLFYDPSHEPPPPPVKPVRKRKAKSEPTDKPGEEAAIEADQAPASP
- a CDS encoding M13 family metallopeptidase yields the protein MLKAFGFYSLLTLMLISSAVAQKPSTQKLVLPYSPSLDVKSMDKSADPCVDFYQYSCGGWKKNNPIPPDQVSWSVYGKLYQDNLNFLRGILEQASSSSTTGKAPAGAANQKIGNFYAACVDEAAVEKRGLAPLQPDLDAIARVKSAHDLAPLVAKLQMTLGGGILFNSGSRQDPDDSDQQIAALNQGGLGLPDRDYYIKDDAKSKETRERYLQHVQKIFELLGDSPEAAGKNAQTVMQIETSLARASMTRVERRDPYKQKNKIKLADLEQLTPNFDWKSYIRELKLPAFEIINVVPPAFFKEVNARLAAEPLENWKTYLRFHLANGYAPYLPSAFVQENFEFYSKYLRGAKELQPRWRRCVQFTDRDLGEALGQAYVAQVFSPELKKSTQDMVKLIEDAMEQRIQSLDWMSAETKQQALAKLHSIRNKVGYPDKWRDYSSVAITRNDFLGDVERALAFENRRDYNKIGQPVDRTEWGMTPPTVNAYYSSQMNDINFPAGVLQPPLYDAKIDDAPNYGNTGGTIGHELTHGFDDEGSKFDAKGNLKDWWSKDDRQKFDERTKCVSDQYAQYVVVDDIHINSKLTLGEDVADLGGEILGYIAWKAATKGKDLAPVEDLTPDQRFFVGFAQWACANERPENLRVNALTDPHSPPEYRINGVVVNMPEFSQAFSCKKDQPMVKPPDKVCKVW
- a CDS encoding GNAT family N-acetyltransferase, which gives rise to MKKRSSSVLKIRPATRKDASLIVEFIRALAEYERAPKSAVATRRDILRDGFGRTPRFHVVIAEWERKPVGFALWFYNYSTWLGRPGLYLEDLFVYPEFRGKGIGKALLVHLAKLAVKQKCGRYQWQVLDWNTPSIKFYESLGAEVMKEWLGMRVQGKALKKLASLS
- a CDS encoding GNAT family protein, giving the protein MMKAVGTESIALSGRHIRLEPLDHRHVAGLASASADDPSLYQWSPVPQGKVEATSYINTALAWQDAGSAVPFAIVRADDGVVIGSTRFWNLERWSWPPGHPSHGRSTPDACEIGYTWLTRSAIRSAVNTEAKLLMLTYAFETWQVLRVCFHTDARNQRSRAALERIGGKFEGILRAHRMAADYIARDSVRYSIVAAEWPDVKRRLNHLLDQI
- a CDS encoding lysozyme inhibitor LprI family protein, whose product is MPNADCSLLNRSCRKFQIHSQRIGEAVGQIHQAHQKIEFNNLAIVEVRFEDGDVAVIDIVRRARKFFGKDQCGFFFFGKRRRRWIFEGFPIVGCKAGSLRRSEVVLQSIVALVDHGNADVDQLVQPALHVAANAGIEGEKVLKYVRAVGQGFLYATRLAFQNSVVNFFYFRWCLVGFDVADAGHDVSSSESKIRCRYNKTYGALHLGFLECIRSLFPDQVEVLTQWVTQMRVLLTIALLCLAQLSIAAAKKPRKITENELWKEIVKTSGCESLGAYIQNVIYYDFTGDGEDEAVVDAGTCNTGTAGPDVHSVFSRNSKGHLIELKIAEIDPKNYDALFGNRNLRLSVQQGLLVETFYDGTSRKKPLVVKYKWNGKKFLPVSIQKSPRYKTSYDCDKAQQEVERATCYDPALAKLDVELNRVYQSLLKKLSPAEKEDLRAEERKWLADRDKRCTLYKDPTVPQECYESRIDELEKRLPLMK